The following coding sequences lie in one Spinacia oleracea cultivar Varoflay chromosome 1, BTI_SOV_V1, whole genome shotgun sequence genomic window:
- the LOC110803021 gene encoding protein EARLY FLOWERING 4, whose amino-acid sequence METLEKMISPGNDHILHRKTNSHDLRRETEYLGDEDDGEGEEFDGELWKMLSSRLERVQSVLDENSALIQRVNENHQSKNLDNLAKNGDLICEINGNISKILSMYSDLSIDFTNLVCQRKFMWKNCDNGWKEGVNN is encoded by the coding sequence ATGGAAACCTTAGAGAAGATGATATCTCCCGGTAACGATCATATTCTCCATCGGAAAACGAACAGCCACGATCTTCGTCGGGAAACGGAATATCTCGGTGATGAAGACGACGGAGAAGGCGAGGAGTTTGATGGAGAGTTGTGGAAGATGCTGAGCAGCAGACTGGAGCGAGTTCAATCGGTGTTGGATGAAAACTCTGCTTTGATTCAACGAGTGAATGAAAATCATCAGTCGAAAAATCTAGACAACTTGGCGAAGAATGGTGACCTAATTTGCGAAAtcaatggaaatatttccaagATTTTGTCCATGTACTCTGATCTTTCTATTGATTTCACTAATTTGGTTTGCCAACGCAAATTTATGTGGAAGAATTGCGATAATGGCTGGAAGGAGGGGGTAAATAACTAG
- the LOC110803023 gene encoding peptidyl-prolyl cis-trans isomerase CYP19-4: protein MARINSICVALLWSLVLFGTLTQIQAKKKSSEDLKEVTNKVFFDVEIDGKPAGRIVMGLFGKAVPKTAENFRALCTGEKGVGKSGKPLHYKGSKFHRIIPSFMIQGGDFTLGDGRGGESIYGEKFADENFKLKHTGPGLLSMANAGKNTNGSQFFITTVTTSWLDGKHVVFGKVLSGMDVVYKMEAEGKQDGTPKSKVTIADSGEIPL from the exons atggCAAGAATCAATTCAATTTGCGTTGCTTTGCTATGGAGTCTTGTTCTTTTCGGAACCTTAACTCAAATTCAG GCTAAGAAGAAATCATCCGAAGATCTGAAGGAAGTGACCAACAAAGTGTTCTTTGATGTTGAGATTGATGGGAAACCAGCTG GCCGAATTGTTATGGGTCTCTTTGGCAAGGCGGTTCCCAAAACAGCTG AAAACTTCAGAGCATTGTGCACTG GAGAGAAAGGTGTTGGGAAATCCGGGAAACCCCTCCATTACAAGGGAAGCAAATTCCACAGGATTATTCCAAGTTTCATGATCCAGGGAGGTGATTTCACTCTTGGGGATGGAAGAGGTGGTGAATCAATCTATGGAGAGAAATTTGCTGATGAAAACTTCAAGCTAAAGCATACCGGACCAG GGCTTCTGTCTATGGCAAATGCTGGTAAAAACACCAATGGTTCCCAGTTCTTCATCACAACCGTAACAACCAGCTG GTTGGATGGCAAACATGTCGTATTTGGCAAGGTACTTTCTGGAATGGATGTTGTCTACAAGATGGAAGCTGAAGGAAAGCAGGATGGTACTCCTAAAAGCAAGGTTACCATCGCTGATAGTGGAGAAATTCCTCTATAA
- the LOC110803014 gene encoding pentatricopeptide repeat-containing protein At5g18475, producing the protein MRFTLTKRRCFSSASSSSSSLPWISPLHYPRGDSIKSDPPPQPEQESSKKSRYICHERAVDLIKRENDPQRALEIFNKVSEQRGFNHNNATYATILNKIAKARKFNGVDALLRQMKYEPACRFNEGIFTNLMKHYSKCCMHEKVVEMFDLIQPYVRDRPSPNAVSTCLNLLVESNQMDLARKFLLNAKKFHRMKPNTCIYNIMIKYHCRHGNLESAIEVVEEMKKDRASYPNVITYTTLMDGLCRSGRLKEAFDQFEEMISKDQIVPDALTYNILINGFCRGGKVDQAKKVIEFMRNNGCAPNVFNYSALMNGFCKEGRIQEAMEMVEEMKALGIKLDTIGYTTLINFFGREGRLEEALLLLKEMREVGCKPDVVTYKIVIEALSRNQRFKEALQMLEMLPYEGVFLDKASYRITLNALCNFGELEKAAWLLSLMLGRGFVPHYATSNVLLVSLCEAGRADDAVTALSELLKAGFKPEPNSWLVLLETVCRERKLLPTFILLDQLVDDVKN; encoded by the coding sequence ATGAGGTTTACATTAACAAAAAGACGCTGTTTCTCTtctgcatcatcatcatcttcttcattaCCATGGATTTCTCCTCTTCACTACCCCAGAGGTGACTCCATAAAGTCAGACCCTCCACCACAACCGGAGCAAGAGTCTAGTAAGAAATCGCGGTATATCTGTCATGAACGTGCAGTAGACTTGATCAAGCGTGAGAATGATCCTCAACGAGCTTTGGAGATATTCAACAAGGTTTCGGAGCAGAGGGGTTTTAATCACAACAATGCTACTTATGCTACTATTCTTAATAAGATTGCTAAGGCTAGGAAGTTTAATGGGGTTGATGCACTTCTTCGTCAAATGAAATATGAACCGGCGTGCAGGTTTAATGAGGGTATTTTTACCAATCTTATGAAGCATTACTCCAAGTGTTGTATGCATGAAAAGGTGGttgaaatgtttgatttgattcAGCCTTATGTTAGGGACCGGCCTTCACCTAATGCTGTGAGCACTTGTCTTAACCTACTTGTGGAATCGAATCAGATGGATTTGGCACGCAAGTTTTTGTTGAATGCCAAGAAATTTCATAGAAtgaagccaaacacttgtattTATAACATCATGATCAAGTACCATTGTAGACATGGTAACCTTGAGTCGGCCATTGAGGTTGTTGAGGAGATGAAGAAAGATAGAGCTTCGTATCCCAATGTGATCACTTATACAACACTGATGGATGGTCTATGTCGGAGTGGAAGACTTAAGGAAGCATTCGATCAGTTTGAAGAGATGATCTCGAAAGACCAGATTGTTCCTGATGCCTTAACTTACAACATCCTGATCAATGGTTTCTGTCGAGGTGGGAAGGTTGATCAAGCGAAGAAGGTAATAGAGTTCATGAGGAATAATGGATGTGCCCCAAATGTGTTCAATTACTCTGCTCTTATGAACGGGTTTTGCAAAGAAGGAAGAATACAAGAGGCCATGGAAATGGTTGAGGAGATGAAGGCTTTAGGTATAAAGCTTGATACAATTGGCTATACTACTTTGATTAACTTCTTTGGCAGGGAAGGGAGACTTGAGGAAGCTTTGCTTTTGCTTAAGGAAATGCGAGAAGTAGGTTGCAAACCTGATGTTGTGACTTACAAAATTGTCATCGAAGCTCTATCTAGGAATCAGAGGTTCAAGGAAGCTCTTCAAATGCTTGAAATGTTACCTTATGAAGGTGTCTTCTTAGATAAAGCTAGTTACAGGATCACATTGAATGCCCTGTGCAattttggtgaattagaaaaggCTGCCTGGCTATTGAGTTTGATGCTTGGCAGGGGTTTTGTGCCTCATTATGCAACTTCAAATGTATTATTGGTTAGTTTATGTGAGGCTGGACGGGCAGATGATGCTGTTACAGCTTTGTCAGAGCTGTTAAAGGCAGGATTCAAACCAGAGCCAAACTCATGGTTGGTTTTGTTGGAGACAGTTTGCCGAGAGAGAAAGCTCTTGCCCACATTTATTCTGCTTGATCAgcttgttgatgatgtgaaaaACTGA
- the LOC110803015 gene encoding E3 ubiquitin-protein ligase APD2-like isoform X2: MNLMNPKHLPDFFHKMEEQGHITTPSGPSPITHDSSPSSSSPPPAAQPDESEETEVQQQPWRWQPNYVFHCFHMTVTSLVSDDVRNDAWSCLIVLLTFWFFASMILIIGFYGPFNIQLGPNSSFLIETNPFFVDTIKAQQTDDQRAGSMLYGFHESPSLNVETTWSQNHTFYIDPEFHKELAYYLNAGSRIDVSYDVKFPGSASLSLVIAQGRGSLLEWIGSPSYPNTTMSWNIINGKGKIAQDIKESDTYFVGVGNLNLETAEVYLNITIMSILYNTTNASFKCLLRNRVCSFKLILLKPNAAVLTSPGPAQVMTDDDDWYVQVSFGPQWVTYCGGSCIVAALILVLFRYLYPFQSNTGNEAGNQVGESVPDRQPLLSPKNNDHSSWGSSYDSIPSDEDQGLEEKMISEDSIEGEFPIEGEIHSHNTRRLCAICFDAPRDCFFLPCGHCAACFSCGSRIAEEAGICPICRRKMKKVRKIFSV, encoded by the exons ATGAACCTTATGAATCCTAAACATTTACCTGATTTTTTTCATAAAATGGAAGAACAGGGCCACATTACAACACCATCAGGTCCATCACCAATTACTCATGATAGttctccttcttcttcctctccacCCCCTGCTGCACAGCCTGATGAATCAGAGGAAACTGAGGTACAGCAGCAACCATGGCGTTGGCAGCCGAATTATGTCTTCCATTGTTTCCACATGACTGTAACCAGTTTGGTTTCAGATGATGTTAGAAATGATGCTTGGTCTTGCTTGATTGTGCTTCTCACTTTTTGGTTCTTTG CATCTATGATTCTGATTATTGGGTTTTATGGACCTTTCAACATACAACTCGGGCCAAATAGCTCTTTCTTGATCGAAACCAACCCATTCTTTGTGGATACCATTAAG GCACAACAAACAGATGATCAGAGAGCTGGGTCAATGCTCTACGGATTCCATGAGTCCCCTTCACTTAATGTTGAAACCACTTGGTCACAAAATCACACATTTTATATTGACCCTGAATTTCACAAG GAGTTGGCATATTACCTGAATGCTGGATCTAGAATTGACGTGTCTTATGATGTAAAATTTCCCGGTTCTGCCTCTTTGTCTCTTGTAATTGCCCAAG GTAGAGGAAGTCTACTCGAGTGGATAGGTTCTCCTTCCTATCCTAATACAACCATGTCTTGGAACATCATCAACG GGAAAGGTAAAATCGCGCAGGACATAAAAGAGTCCGATACCTACTTCGTGGGAGTTGGTAACTTGAACCTGGAGACAGCAGAG GTTTACTTGAACATCACCATAATGTCTATTCTCTATAATACTACCAATGCTTCTTTCAAGTGCTTGTTAAGAAATCGCGTTTGCAGCTTCAAGCTTATCCTTCTGAAGCCTAATGCAGCTGTCTTAACTTCTCCAGGTCCAGCACAG GTTATgactgatgatgatgattggTACGTCCAAGTTTCGTTTGGACCACAATGGGTCACATACTGTGGTGGATCAT GTATAGTGGCAGCACTGATTTTAGTACTATTCAGATACCTTTACCCATTTCAGTCAAACACCGGGAATGAAGCTGGAAATCAAGTAGGCGAAAGTGTACCTGACAGACAGCCATTGCTTTCCCCAAAGAACAATGATCATTCTAGTTGGGGCTCATCTTATGACTCAATTCCCAGTGATGAGGATCAGGGTCTTGAAGAAAAGATGATTTCGGAGGACTCCATTGAAGGGGAATTCCCGATAGAAGGAGAAATTCATAGCCATAATACTCGCCGCTTATGTGCTATATGTTTTGATGCACCTAGGGACTGTTTCTTCCTTCCTTGTGGACATTGTGCTGCTTGTTTCAGCTGTGgatcaag GATCGCTGAAGAGGCGGGTATTTGCCCCATATGCCGTAGGAAGATGAAGAAAGTAAGGAAAATATTTTCAGTGTAA
- the LOC110803015 gene encoding E3 ubiquitin-protein ligase APD2-like isoform X1 has protein sequence MNLMNPKHLPDFFHKMEEQGHITTPSGPSPITHDSSPSSSSPPPAAQPDESEETEVQQQPWRWQPNYVFHCFHMTVTSLVSDDVRNDAWSCLIVLLTFWFFAASMILIIGFYGPFNIQLGPNSSFLIETNPFFVDTIKAQQTDDQRAGSMLYGFHESPSLNVETTWSQNHTFYIDPEFHKELAYYLNAGSRIDVSYDVKFPGSASLSLVIAQGRGSLLEWIGSPSYPNTTMSWNIINGKGKIAQDIKESDTYFVGVGNLNLETAEVYLNITIMSILYNTTNASFKCLLRNRVCSFKLILLKPNAAVLTSPGPAQVMTDDDDWYVQVSFGPQWVTYCGGSCIVAALILVLFRYLYPFQSNTGNEAGNQVGESVPDRQPLLSPKNNDHSSWGSSYDSIPSDEDQGLEEKMISEDSIEGEFPIEGEIHSHNTRRLCAICFDAPRDCFFLPCGHCAACFSCGSRIAEEAGICPICRRKMKKVRKIFSV, from the exons ATGAACCTTATGAATCCTAAACATTTACCTGATTTTTTTCATAAAATGGAAGAACAGGGCCACATTACAACACCATCAGGTCCATCACCAATTACTCATGATAGttctccttcttcttcctctccacCCCCTGCTGCACAGCCTGATGAATCAGAGGAAACTGAGGTACAGCAGCAACCATGGCGTTGGCAGCCGAATTATGTCTTCCATTGTTTCCACATGACTGTAACCAGTTTGGTTTCAGATGATGTTAGAAATGATGCTTGGTCTTGCTTGATTGTGCTTCTCACTTTTTGGTTCTTTG CAGCATCTATGATTCTGATTATTGGGTTTTATGGACCTTTCAACATACAACTCGGGCCAAATAGCTCTTTCTTGATCGAAACCAACCCATTCTTTGTGGATACCATTAAG GCACAACAAACAGATGATCAGAGAGCTGGGTCAATGCTCTACGGATTCCATGAGTCCCCTTCACTTAATGTTGAAACCACTTGGTCACAAAATCACACATTTTATATTGACCCTGAATTTCACAAG GAGTTGGCATATTACCTGAATGCTGGATCTAGAATTGACGTGTCTTATGATGTAAAATTTCCCGGTTCTGCCTCTTTGTCTCTTGTAATTGCCCAAG GTAGAGGAAGTCTACTCGAGTGGATAGGTTCTCCTTCCTATCCTAATACAACCATGTCTTGGAACATCATCAACG GGAAAGGTAAAATCGCGCAGGACATAAAAGAGTCCGATACCTACTTCGTGGGAGTTGGTAACTTGAACCTGGAGACAGCAGAG GTTTACTTGAACATCACCATAATGTCTATTCTCTATAATACTACCAATGCTTCTTTCAAGTGCTTGTTAAGAAATCGCGTTTGCAGCTTCAAGCTTATCCTTCTGAAGCCTAATGCAGCTGTCTTAACTTCTCCAGGTCCAGCACAG GTTATgactgatgatgatgattggTACGTCCAAGTTTCGTTTGGACCACAATGGGTCACATACTGTGGTGGATCAT GTATAGTGGCAGCACTGATTTTAGTACTATTCAGATACCTTTACCCATTTCAGTCAAACACCGGGAATGAAGCTGGAAATCAAGTAGGCGAAAGTGTACCTGACAGACAGCCATTGCTTTCCCCAAAGAACAATGATCATTCTAGTTGGGGCTCATCTTATGACTCAATTCCCAGTGATGAGGATCAGGGTCTTGAAGAAAAGATGATTTCGGAGGACTCCATTGAAGGGGAATTCCCGATAGAAGGAGAAATTCATAGCCATAATACTCGCCGCTTATGTGCTATATGTTTTGATGCACCTAGGGACTGTTTCTTCCTTCCTTGTGGACATTGTGCTGCTTGTTTCAGCTGTGgatcaag GATCGCTGAAGAGGCGGGTATTTGCCCCATATGCCGTAGGAAGATGAAGAAAGTAAGGAAAATATTTTCAGTGTAA